The Aquipuribacter hungaricus genomic interval CCCAAGACCGGCCCTGAGGCCGGCAGTGAGGGTGGGGGGCGGACTGACCTGGCCCGTCCGCCTCGAGGGCGTCCGTACCGATCCTGTCCTGCGGCTGCTCCCTCCGCCCGTGGGCGTCGGTGCAACGAGAGGGAAAGTTACGCACGGATCCGCCGCGGTGCAAATCGCCTGGTCAGAGGCCTGCAGCCCTTCCGCCGCCCCACGCAGCGTCCCCGCTGCCCGTAGGCCGCTCCGGCGACGTAGCTGCCTGGACCCGGCAGGGCGGTCGGGCAGTCCACAGCGGCTTCGTCGGACGTGCGAGCGCGCCGGCACGTCGCGCGGCCGAGCCACCTCGCACGAGTGCGAGGGCGCCCCTGCCCCGAGTGTGTTCGCCCTCGACGCCCAGGCGCAGCCAGCTCCCCAGGCACGTCACTCCCCAGGCACGTCACTCCCCAGGCACGTCACTCCCCAGGCACGTCACTCCCCAGGCACGTCACTCCCCAGGCACGTCACTCCCCAGGCACGTCACTCCCCAGGCACGTCACTCCCCAGGGAGTGACGCCTCAGCGCGACCGGTCCGCCAGCGCCTCGGCCACGGCGGCGAGCGCACGCGTGGCCGGCAGGTCGGGCAGAGGCTCCAGCGCGGCGACGGCATCGGCGGCCCAGCGCAGCGCGACGGCGCGCGCCTCGGCGGTCACCGGGTGGGCACGCAGCAGCGCGACCGCCTCGGCGAGCCTGGCGTCGTCGCTGAGGTCGGCGTCGAGCAGCTCGAGCAGCTCGGCCGACCCCTCGGGTGCGGTCCCTGCCGCCAGGGCACGGCGCAGCAGGAGCACCGGCATGGTCGGCACGTGCTCCCGCAGGTCCGTGCCGGGCGTCTTCCCCGAGTCGGCGTGGTCACCGACGAGGTCGAGCACGTCGTCGGCGAGCTGGAAGGCGACGCCCACCTTCTCGCCGTAGTCGACGAGCACCTGGAGCGTCTGCCCGTCGGCGCCGGAGAACATCCCCCCGAACCGGGCGGAGGTGGCGATGAGCGAGCCCGTCTTGTCCGACAGCACCCCGATGTAGTGCTCGACCGGGTCCTGGCCGGGCGCGGGCCCCACGGTCTCCCGCATCTCCCCCAGGACCAGCCGCTCGAAGGTCGTCGCCTGGATGTGGACCGCCTCCGGCCCCAGGCCCGCGCCGATGGTGGACGCCCTCGCGAACAGCAGGTCCCCCGTGAGGATCGCGACGGTGTTGCCCCAGACCTCCTGGGCGGTGGGCACCCCCCGCCGCTGGGTCGCGGAGTCGATGACGTCGTCGTGGTAGAGCGTGGCCAGGTGGGTGAGCTCCACGACCACGGCCGCGTCCGTCACCAGGGGCGAC includes:
- a CDS encoding polyprenyl synthetase family protein produces the protein MSTGADQLSRLVAYGIDDEDLLAGLTGDLAVVERAILDAVRSADPLAADAGSHLVRAGGKRTRPLLCLLASRLGEPSPLVTDAAVVVELTHLATLYHDDVIDSATQRRGVPTAQEVWGNTVAILTGDLLFARASTIGAGLGPEAVHIQATTFERLVLGEMRETVGPAPGQDPVEHYIGVLSDKTGSLIATSARFGGMFSGADGQTLQVLVDYGEKVGVAFQLADDVLDLVGDHADSGKTPGTDLREHVPTMPVLLLRRALAAGTAPEGSAELLELLDADLSDDARLAEAVALLRAHPVTAEARAVALRWAADAVAALEPLPDLPATRALAAVAEALADRSR